Proteins from a single region of Cystobacter fuscus DSM 2262:
- a CDS encoding SET domain-containing histone-lysine N-methyltransferase, with the protein MNSASPPSPPATSGLRTSAESSEQKLSSLLRWMEQGGALFPKMHIVRQADGERSVLARTDIAEGEVVLQIPTTHLFTLERAKASDIGRRIQSQLQPDNDFLYLASWLLEEKHRGADSFWKPFVDSLPEAYPHVPLFYSEQERARMKGSQLERLVEVQRQSFEQEYAQLREKLPEYERFGFEEYVWARISLYSRLFSLKGGLQGPSLVPLSDMFNHRQPPDVLWSTSEDGQTFRMIAQRAVPAGTEIHTHYGAKSSDVFLLHSGFVPDGNEENDEVYLSVGLPPGDPLASVKQQMFGLASATAKHPFKVSRQGKYLASWSVFSFLRMAHASPDEFLALSNRLLSGTKTIAPVSVACEERVLGTLAAACEERLKAFPTTLEEDERLLREGPLSPNERSCVLLRRQEKRLLGDYLELTRAGRALLRQPRAEVEELAARTDTPWGWFDGYVRNDLLGLLRQKK; encoded by the coding sequence ATGAACTCCGCCTCCCCCCCGAGCCCCCCCGCGACGTCTGGATTGAGGACCTCCGCCGAGTCCTCGGAGCAGAAGCTGTCGAGCCTGTTGCGGTGGATGGAACAAGGCGGAGCGCTGTTTCCCAAGATGCACATCGTCCGGCAGGCGGATGGGGAGCGCTCGGTGCTGGCGCGCACCGACATCGCCGAGGGCGAGGTGGTGCTCCAGATTCCCACCACGCACCTGTTCACGCTGGAGCGCGCGAAGGCGTCGGACATCGGGCGCCGCATCCAGTCCCAGCTCCAGCCGGACAATGACTTCCTCTACCTGGCCTCCTGGCTGCTCGAGGAGAAGCACCGGGGCGCGGACTCCTTCTGGAAGCCCTTCGTGGACAGCCTGCCCGAGGCCTACCCCCACGTGCCCCTGTTCTACTCGGAGCAGGAGCGCGCGCGGATGAAGGGCTCGCAGTTGGAGCGGCTGGTGGAGGTGCAGCGCCAGTCCTTCGAGCAGGAGTACGCGCAGCTGCGCGAGAAGCTGCCCGAGTATGAGCGCTTCGGCTTCGAGGAGTATGTCTGGGCGCGGATTTCGCTGTACTCGCGCCTGTTCTCGCTCAAGGGGGGCCTGCAGGGACCGAGCCTCGTGCCGCTGTCGGACATGTTCAACCACCGCCAGCCGCCCGACGTGCTCTGGTCGACCTCGGAGGATGGACAGACGTTCCGGATGATCGCGCAGCGCGCGGTGCCGGCCGGAACGGAAATCCATACGCACTACGGCGCCAAGAGCAGCGACGTGTTCCTGCTGCACTCGGGGTTCGTGCCCGACGGCAACGAGGAAAACGACGAGGTGTATCTCTCCGTGGGGTTGCCCCCGGGGGATCCGCTGGCATCGGTCAAGCAGCAGATGTTCGGGCTCGCCTCGGCCACGGCGAAACATCCCTTCAAGGTGTCGCGCCAGGGCAAGTACCTCGCGTCCTGGTCGGTGTTCTCCTTCCTGCGCATGGCGCACGCGTCGCCCGACGAGTTCCTCGCCCTGTCCAACCGGCTGCTGTCGGGTACGAAGACGATCGCGCCGGTGAGCGTGGCGTGCGAGGAACGGGTGCTGGGGACGCTGGCCGCGGCCTGCGAGGAGCGGCTGAAGGCCTTCCCCACCACGCTGGAGGAGGACGAGCGGCTGCTGCGCGAGGGTCCCCTGTCGCCGAACGAGCGCAGCTGCGTGCTGTTGCGGCGCCAGGAGAAGCGGCTGCTAGGCGACTACCTGGAGCTGACCCGCGCGGGCCGCGCCCTGCTGCGCCAGCCCCGGGCGGAAGTCGAAGAACTCGCCGCGCGCACCGACACGCCGTGGGGATGGTTCGACGGCTACGTGCGCAACGATCTGCTGGGGCTGCTGCGCCAGAAGAAGTGA
- a CDS encoding RecQ family ATP-dependent DNA helicase, whose product MPSPAHVLQSVFGFSGFREGQEPVVSRLLEARSVLAIFPTGAGKSLCYQLPALMLEGLTLVISPLIALMKDQIDFLQGRGIPAARLDSTLGPEELRQLYADLKAGTLKLLYIAPERLANERFLQTLRGVRISMLAVDEAHCMSEWGHNFRPDYMKLAPLARTLKVERVLALTATATPSVARDIAGAFGIAPGDVVQTGFHRPNLTLHVSPTPGGDARRELLLSRLRSRPRGATIVYVTLQRTAEETARFLTDHGLSARAYHAGLAPEVRHEVQDWFMGSADAVVVATIAFGMGIDKSDIRAVYHCNLPKSLENYAQEIGRAGRDGQPSDCELLAAREDVVVLENFTYGDTPTPEAVTGVLEHVLGQGDTFDVSLHELSQSHDVRPLVIETLMTYLELDGLLESTGPFYTEYKFQALRPLDEVFAGFDAPRADFLRRVFALAEAKRTWSLLKLDDISRKLGEPRARIIAALNYLEEQGALKLQVTGVRQGYRRTRGDVEAATLTRTMIERFDERERRDVRRLRQVLDFAGHEGCRTRFLLTYFGEDLEADCGHCDWCAGERPGPLPALAVPAPGEREVERLKRLRAERHEALASPRQLARFLCGIASPSVSRARLASHELFGLLSDVPFQQVLAFVEDSSR is encoded by the coding sequence ATGCCCTCCCCCGCCCACGTGCTCCAGTCCGTCTTCGGCTTCTCCGGCTTCCGCGAGGGGCAGGAGCCCGTCGTCTCGCGCCTGCTGGAGGCCCGGTCCGTGCTCGCCATCTTCCCCACCGGGGCTGGCAAGAGCCTGTGCTACCAGCTCCCCGCGCTGATGCTGGAGGGCCTCACGCTCGTCATCTCCCCGCTCATCGCGTTGATGAAGGATCAGATCGACTTCCTCCAGGGCCGGGGCATCCCCGCCGCCCGGCTCGACTCGACGCTGGGGCCGGAGGAGCTCCGCCAGCTCTACGCCGACTTGAAGGCGGGCACGCTCAAGCTGCTCTACATCGCGCCCGAGCGGCTGGCCAACGAGCGCTTCCTGCAGACGCTGCGCGGCGTGCGCATTTCCATGCTCGCCGTGGACGAGGCCCACTGCATGAGCGAGTGGGGACACAACTTCCGGCCCGACTACATGAAGCTCGCCCCGCTCGCCCGGACGCTGAAGGTGGAGCGGGTGCTGGCGCTCACCGCGACCGCCACGCCCTCGGTGGCCCGGGACATCGCGGGCGCGTTCGGCATCGCCCCCGGGGATGTCGTCCAGACGGGCTTCCACCGGCCCAACCTCACGCTGCACGTCTCCCCCACCCCCGGCGGTGACGCGCGCCGGGAGCTGCTGCTCTCGCGCCTGCGCTCGCGCCCCCGGGGGGCGACGATCGTCTACGTCACGCTCCAGCGCACGGCGGAGGAGACGGCCCGCTTCCTCACCGACCACGGCCTGTCCGCCCGGGCGTACCACGCGGGCCTCGCGCCCGAGGTGCGGCACGAGGTGCAGGACTGGTTCATGGGCTCGGCCGACGCGGTGGTGGTCGCCACGATCGCCTTCGGCATGGGCATCGACAAGAGCGACATCCGGGCCGTCTACCACTGCAACCTGCCCAAGAGCCTGGAGAACTACGCCCAGGAGATCGGCCGCGCGGGACGGGACGGCCAGCCCTCGGACTGCGAGCTGCTCGCGGCCCGGGAGGACGTGGTCGTCCTGGAGAACTTCACCTATGGCGACACGCCCACGCCCGAGGCCGTGACCGGGGTGCTCGAGCACGTGCTCGGCCAGGGGGACACCTTCGACGTCTCGCTCCACGAGCTGTCCCAGAGCCATGACGTGCGTCCGCTGGTCATCGAGACGCTGATGACCTACCTCGAGCTGGACGGCCTGCTGGAGTCCACGGGCCCGTTCTATACCGAGTACAAGTTCCAGGCCCTGCGGCCGCTCGACGAGGTCTTCGCCGGCTTCGATGCCCCCCGGGCCGACTTCCTGCGCCGCGTGTTCGCCCTCGCCGAGGCCAAGCGGACGTGGTCCCTGCTGAAGCTCGACGACATCTCCCGGAAGCTCGGCGAGCCGCGCGCGCGCATCATCGCCGCGCTCAACTACCTCGAGGAACAGGGGGCGCTGAAGCTCCAGGTGACGGGGGTGCGCCAGGGCTACCGGCGCACGCGCGGCGACGTCGAGGCCGCCACGCTCACCCGGACGATGATCGAGCGCTTCGACGAGCGCGAGCGCCGGGACGTGCGGCGGCTGCGCCAGGTGCTGGACTTCGCCGGCCACGAGGGCTGCCGCACCCGCTTCCTGCTCACCTACTTCGGCGAGGACCTGGAGGCCGACTGTGGCCACTGTGACTGGTGCGCGGGCGAGCGCCCCGGTCCCCTGCCCGCCCTGGCCGTCCCCGCTCCGGGGGAACGGGAAGTGGAGAGGTTGAAGCGGTTGCGCGCCGAGCGGCACGAGGCCCTCGCCTCGCCCCGGCAACTGGCGAGGTTTCTCTGTGGCATCGCCTCGCCGAGCGTGTCCCGGGCGAGGCTCGCCTCCCACGAGCTGTTCGGCCTGTTGTCGGACGTGCCCTTCCAGCAGGTGCTCGCCTTCGTGGAGGACTCCTCGCGGTAG
- the asd gene encoding archaetidylserine decarboxylase (Phosphatidylserine decarboxylase is synthesized as a single chain precursor. Generation of the pyruvoyl active site from a Ser is coupled to cleavage of a Gly-Ser bond between the larger (beta) and smaller (alpha chains). It is an integral membrane protein.): protein MNEQTFMKLMQVLPKSALSTAVGMATRLPAPAPLHRAAIKTFARLYNVDVAEAEHALEHYPTFAEFFTRGLKGGARPIDPGQKVVVSPVDGAVSQVGYSEHGRVLQAKGIHYTVGELLGNEAAAKPFHGGAWTTIYLSPRDYHRIHAPLGGKVTGYAYLPGEFWPVNPASVKNKQSLFCVNERLVTYLDTVAGQCAVVKVGATCVSRIKAAYEDIVTHEGKPGKVHRYGAGLPVDKGGELGRFEMGSTVILLFEPGRVKWDDSLQPEAVVRMGRRIGEIP, encoded by the coding sequence ATGAACGAACAGACCTTCATGAAGTTGATGCAAGTGCTCCCCAAGTCCGCGCTGTCCACGGCGGTGGGGATGGCCACGCGTCTGCCCGCGCCCGCGCCGTTGCACCGGGCCGCCATCAAGACCTTCGCCCGGCTCTACAACGTGGACGTGGCCGAGGCCGAGCACGCGCTGGAGCACTACCCCACGTTCGCGGAGTTCTTCACCCGCGGGCTCAAGGGCGGCGCGCGCCCCATCGATCCGGGGCAGAAGGTGGTGGTGTCCCCGGTGGACGGCGCGGTGTCCCAGGTGGGCTACTCCGAGCACGGCCGGGTGTTGCAGGCCAAGGGCATCCACTACACGGTGGGCGAGCTGCTCGGCAACGAGGCCGCGGCCAAGCCCTTCCACGGCGGCGCCTGGACGACCATCTACCTGTCGCCGCGCGACTACCACCGCATCCACGCCCCGCTGGGCGGCAAGGTGACCGGCTACGCCTACCTCCCGGGCGAGTTCTGGCCCGTCAATCCCGCCTCGGTGAAGAACAAGCAGTCGCTCTTCTGCGTGAACGAGCGGCTCGTCACCTATCTGGACACGGTGGCCGGGCAGTGCGCGGTGGTCAAGGTGGGCGCCACGTGCGTGTCGCGCATCAAGGCGGCCTATGAGGACATCGTCACGCACGAGGGCAAGCCCGGCAAGGTGCACCGCTATGGCGCGGGGCTGCCGGTGGACAAGGGTGGGGAGCTGGGGCGCTTCGAGATGGGCTCCACCGTCATCCTGTTGTTCGAGCCGGGCCGGGTGAAGTGGGACGACAGCCTGCAGCCCGAGGCGGTGGTGCGCATGGGCCGGCGCATCGGGGAGATTCCGTGA
- the hisS gene encoding histidine--tRNA ligase produces the protein MNDILPGQVEVWQHVERTAREVFSRFGYGEVRTPTVEDTALFVRSVGEETDIVGKEMYTFEDKGGRSLSLRPEGTAPAARAYIEHSVLNQEPLTRWFYMGPMFRYERMKTGRYRQFHQIGAEAYGSKEPAQDVEIMDAVVQLLQKLGLTDVSLNVNSLGDEACRPAYQEKLVGHLRAHVDELCADCKVRLERNPLRVLDCKQERCQQIALAAPSILESLCEPCRAHFGDVQRKLGALGIKYEVNHRIMRGLDYYTRTTFEFIAAHPVLGTASTVGGGGRYDKLMKSLGGPDVPAVGVGIGLDRLCILLQEGGQRFSQPTQLFIAVADEGSADEALVLASRLRREGLRVELDTRGGSLKSQMKRADKVGATYTLVLGERERQSGEAQLKPMAGGDPRPVKLAELAQELRASGTPAA, from the coding sequence ATGAACGACATCCTCCCCGGCCAGGTGGAGGTGTGGCAGCACGTGGAGCGCACGGCGCGCGAGGTGTTCTCGCGCTTCGGCTACGGCGAGGTGCGCACCCCCACGGTGGAGGACACCGCGCTCTTCGTGCGCAGCGTGGGCGAGGAGACCGACATCGTCGGCAAGGAGATGTACACCTTCGAGGACAAGGGCGGCCGCAGCCTGTCCCTGCGCCCCGAGGGCACCGCTCCCGCGGCGCGCGCGTACATCGAGCACTCGGTGCTGAACCAGGAGCCGCTCACGCGCTGGTTCTACATGGGGCCCATGTTCCGCTACGAGCGCATGAAGACGGGCCGCTACCGTCAGTTCCACCAGATCGGCGCCGAGGCGTATGGCTCGAAGGAGCCCGCCCAGGACGTGGAGATCATGGACGCGGTGGTGCAGCTGCTCCAGAAGCTCGGGCTCACCGACGTGTCGCTCAACGTCAACTCACTGGGCGACGAGGCGTGCCGGCCCGCCTACCAGGAGAAGCTGGTGGGGCACCTGCGCGCGCACGTGGACGAGCTGTGCGCGGACTGCAAGGTGCGCCTGGAGCGCAATCCCTTGCGCGTGCTCGACTGCAAGCAGGAGCGCTGCCAGCAGATCGCGCTCGCCGCGCCGAGCATCCTCGAGTCCCTGTGCGAGCCGTGCCGCGCGCACTTCGGCGACGTGCAGCGCAAGCTGGGGGCGCTGGGCATCAAGTACGAGGTCAACCACCGCATCATGCGCGGGCTGGACTACTACACGCGCACCACCTTCGAGTTCATCGCCGCGCACCCGGTGCTGGGCACGGCGAGCACGGTGGGCGGCGGGGGCCGCTACGACAAGCTGATGAAGAGCCTCGGGGGGCCGGACGTGCCCGCGGTGGGCGTTGGCATCGGCCTGGACCGGCTGTGCATCCTCCTGCAGGAGGGTGGTCAGCGCTTCTCCCAGCCCACCCAGCTCTTCATCGCCGTGGCGGACGAGGGCTCGGCGGACGAGGCGCTCGTGCTGGCCAGCCGCCTGCGCCGCGAGGGACTCCGGGTGGAGCTGGACACACGTGGTGGCAGCCTCAAGAGCCAGATGAAGCGCGCGGACAAGGTGGGCGCCACCTACACCCTGGTGCTGGGTGAGCGGGAGCGGCAGAGCGGGGAAGCCCAGCTCAAGCCCATGGCGGGTGGAGACCCCCGGCCCGTGAAGCTCGCCGAGCTGGCCCAGGAGCTGCGCGCCTCGGGCACGCCCGCCGCCTGA
- the miaA gene encoding tRNA (adenosine(37)-N6)-dimethylallyltransferase MiaA yields MKPLLTVIAGPTASGKTALAVELALRHGGEIIGADSQQVYRAFDIGTAKPSAEELAAVPHHLVSVVEPLEPFSAAEYQRRADAAIADIASRGRRVFVVGGTGMYLRILLHGLVEAPGADPQLRAELEALAAAEGREAVHRQLAEVDPETAAKLPPQDLVRVIRALEIHRQTGRPASEFRREHAFAPSRYPFRMYVLSPPREALYEAIDRRTEALFERGLVEEVRGLIARGYAEAAPMRSVGYAQAKAVVEGQLSLERARELVAQETRRYAKRQLTWFRKEPGALFVEPPYDAVRAAEAPQEA; encoded by the coding sequence ATGAAGCCCTTGCTCACCGTCATCGCCGGCCCCACCGCCTCGGGGAAGACCGCGCTCGCCGTGGAGCTCGCCCTGCGGCACGGGGGAGAAATCATCGGCGCGGACTCGCAGCAGGTGTACCGCGCGTTCGACATCGGCACCGCCAAGCCCTCGGCCGAGGAGCTCGCCGCGGTGCCCCATCACCTCGTCTCCGTGGTGGAGCCGCTCGAGCCCTTCTCCGCCGCCGAGTACCAGCGCCGGGCGGACGCGGCCATCGCGGACATCGCCTCCCGGGGGCGGCGGGTGTTCGTCGTGGGCGGCACGGGCATGTACCTGCGGATTCTCCTGCATGGGCTCGTGGAGGCGCCCGGCGCGGATCCCCAGTTGCGCGCCGAGCTGGAGGCGCTCGCCGCCGCCGAGGGCCGCGAGGCCGTGCACCGCCAGCTCGCCGAGGTGGATCCGGAGACGGCCGCGAAGCTGCCTCCGCAAGATCTGGTGCGCGTCATCCGGGCGCTGGAGATCCACCGCCAGACGGGCCGGCCCGCCTCCGAGTTCCGCCGGGAGCATGCCTTCGCCCCGAGCCGCTATCCCTTCCGGATGTACGTGCTCTCACCGCCGCGCGAGGCGCTGTACGAGGCCATCGACCGGCGTACGGAGGCGCTGTTCGAGCGGGGCCTGGTGGAGGAGGTGCGTGGGCTCATCGCCCGGGGGTATGCCGAGGCGGCGCCCATGCGCAGCGTGGGCTACGCGCAGGCGAAGGCGGTGGTGGAGGGCCAGCTCTCGCTCGAGCGGGCGCGAGAGCTGGTGGCCCAGGAGACGCGCCGCTACGCCAAGCGGCAGCTCACGTGGTTCCGCAAGGAGCCCGGGGCGCTCTTCGTGGAGCCGCCCTATGACGCGGTGAGGGCCGCCGAGGCGCCTCAGGAGGCGTAG
- a CDS encoding response regulator has product MSGSRLASGSRVAIVGGGIAGAGLAASLIFNGRARGCALDVRVYESGDPDSVAPPAILTPECRSRLAALGARVPQEWRAHELRGVELLSHGQREVMPASAGGLWVVDAWPQGQGGLTLVREALAGAATAQGARFVPRRVERVEHLPSAPDAPAAVRKNGPLVVRAQGSGERFHAVALATGAGASLGDSFFPGFQPAPSVAAVQARLRLPSPRMGPPPLARLWMSPLPSVDGLVLLPGAHSVYALAYGPAVTPADLCQALMMAARDGLVEEGFELLALETTRLPYGPGRLLVAPGQLVVGAAAFGHPLQVGLSDTLASCSRAAVALLDAGLEAPALERRYVRDGLGDLLDDAAAGARAVTWLRRAGRRAPQAFLTARHRVAAAGTVGSGVLGLPAPSPQVLLSVARWAGIRETMSSWVRTAVEPLPTTIPTMEPDLYYIVDDDPDQREAMTQLLESTGAHVVAFADELALFCAVARRPPTAILLDVVLHWVDGLRLCEGLKQHPLTRDTRVVVMSGMNRPHVRQRALDAGAEAFLPKPVDPERLLRQLMGLVPDTSSASAEAPHDAAGETGRYAS; this is encoded by the coding sequence ATGAGCGGCAGCAGGCTGGCGAGTGGATCACGGGTGGCCATCGTCGGTGGGGGGATCGCCGGAGCGGGACTCGCCGCTTCGCTGATCTTCAATGGACGGGCCCGAGGGTGCGCGCTCGACGTGCGCGTGTACGAGAGCGGAGACCCGGACTCCGTGGCGCCCCCCGCCATCCTCACGCCCGAGTGCCGCTCGCGCCTGGCCGCGCTCGGCGCCCGCGTGCCCCAGGAGTGGCGCGCCCATGAGTTGCGCGGCGTGGAGCTGCTCTCCCATGGCCAGCGCGAGGTGATGCCCGCGTCGGCCGGGGGCCTGTGGGTGGTGGATGCGTGGCCGCAGGGCCAGGGCGGGCTGACGCTGGTGCGCGAGGCGCTCGCGGGCGCGGCCACCGCCCAGGGCGCGCGCTTCGTGCCCCGGCGCGTCGAGCGCGTCGAGCACCTGCCCTCGGCGCCGGATGCCCCGGCGGCGGTGCGCAAGAATGGTCCCCTCGTGGTGCGCGCCCAGGGCAGTGGCGAGCGCTTCCACGCGGTGGCCCTCGCCACGGGCGCGGGCGCGTCGCTCGGCGACTCCTTCTTCCCGGGCTTCCAGCCCGCTCCCTCCGTGGCCGCCGTGCAGGCGCGCCTGCGGCTGCCCTCGCCCCGCATGGGGCCCCCGCCGCTCGCCCGGCTGTGGATGTCTCCCCTGCCCTCCGTGGATGGGCTCGTCCTCCTGCCGGGCGCCCACTCGGTGTACGCGCTCGCCTATGGCCCCGCGGTGACGCCGGCGGACCTGTGCCAGGCGTTGATGATGGCCGCCCGCGACGGGCTCGTGGAGGAGGGCTTCGAGCTGCTCGCCCTGGAGACCACGCGCCTGCCCTACGGGCCGGGCCGCTTGCTGGTGGCGCCCGGACAGCTCGTGGTGGGCGCGGCCGCGTTCGGCCACCCGCTCCAGGTGGGCCTGTCGGACACCCTCGCCTCGTGCAGCCGCGCCGCCGTGGCCCTGCTGGACGCGGGCCTGGAGGCCCCCGCCCTGGAGCGCCGGTACGTGCGCGACGGCCTGGGGGATCTGCTGGATGACGCGGCCGCGGGTGCGCGCGCCGTGACCTGGCTGCGCCGCGCCGGACGCCGCGCTCCCCAGGCCTTCCTCACCGCCCGCCACCGCGTCGCCGCGGCGGGCACCGTCGGCTCGGGCGTGCTGGGCCTTCCCGCCCCCTCGCCCCAGGTGCTGCTGTCCGTGGCGCGCTGGGCCGGCATCCGCGAGACGATGTCCTCCTGGGTGCGCACCGCCGTGGAGCCCCTGCCCACGACGATTCCCACCATGGAGCCGGACCTCTACTACATCGTGGACGACGATCCGGATCAGCGCGAGGCCATGACGCAGCTGCTCGAGTCCACGGGCGCCCACGTGGTGGCCTTCGCCGACGAGCTGGCCCTGTTCTGCGCGGTGGCCCGGCGGCCTCCCACCGCCATCCTCCTGGACGTGGTGCTGCACTGGGTGGACGGACTGCGGCTGTGCGAGGGGCTCAAGCAACACCCGCTCACGCGGGACACGCGCGTGGTGGTCATGAGCGGGATGAACCGGCCCCACGTGCGCCAGCGCGCGCTCGACGCCGGCGCCGAGGCCTTCCTGCCCAAGCCCGTGGATCCCGAGCGCCTGCTGCGCCAGCTCATGGGCCTGGTGCCCGACACCTCGTCCGCTTCCGCCGAGGCGCCGCACGACGCGGCCGGGGAGACGGGGCGCTACGCCTCCTGA
- a CDS encoding diguanylate cyclase, whose amino-acid sequence MRQRDRHGEMPLILVVEDDAGTRDSLTELLSARYRVLSASDGQSGVELAREQHPDLILLDRFLESGEDGLAVLESLQHERATESVPVIFITGDSDEGTLERCLELGAVDFVHKPASARELMARINRALRQSEQQQRLKAMAQTDALTGLANFRALSMRLDEEFKRSSRYDYPMSVVVIDLDHLKAINDGMGHEVGNRAILALANLLRTNLREVDFAARFGGDEFVALLPHQTAAEAAVLAERIRAGLRTVKITRSDGRPAPFGLSVSVGIADHSPAQPRTCTDELLRAADAALYEAKREGRDRVVVYGGSDLTSPKAAQRH is encoded by the coding sequence ATGCGGCAGCGCGACCGACACGGAGAAATGCCCCTGATCCTGGTCGTGGAGGATGATGCGGGCACCCGCGACAGCCTGACGGAGTTGCTCTCGGCCCGCTACCGAGTCCTGAGCGCCAGCGACGGCCAGTCCGGAGTGGAGCTCGCCCGGGAGCAGCACCCGGATCTCATCCTCCTGGATCGCTTTCTGGAGAGCGGCGAGGATGGCCTGGCCGTGCTCGAGTCGCTCCAGCACGAGCGCGCCACCGAGTCCGTGCCCGTCATCTTCATCACCGGGGACTCGGACGAGGGCACGCTCGAGCGCTGCCTGGAGCTGGGCGCGGTGGACTTCGTGCACAAGCCGGCGAGCGCGCGCGAGTTGATGGCCCGCATCAACCGGGCGCTGCGCCAGAGCGAGCAGCAGCAGCGGCTCAAGGCCATGGCCCAGACGGACGCGCTCACGGGCCTGGCCAACTTCCGGGCGCTGTCCATGCGCCTGGACGAGGAGTTCAAGCGCTCGAGCCGCTACGACTACCCGATGTCCGTGGTGGTCATCGATCTGGATCACCTCAAGGCCATCAACGACGGCATGGGCCATGAGGTGGGCAACCGCGCCATCCTGGCGCTCGCCAACCTGCTGCGCACCAACCTGCGCGAGGTGGACTTCGCGGCGCGCTTCGGCGGCGATGAGTTCGTGGCGCTGCTGCCCCACCAGACGGCCGCCGAGGCGGCGGTGCTCGCCGAGCGCATCCGCGCGGGCCTGCGCACGGTGAAGATCACGCGCAGCGACGGCCGGCCCGCCCCCTTCGGGTTGAGCGTGAGCGTGGGCATCGCGGATCACTCCCCCGCCCAGCCGCGCACGTGCACCGACGAGTTGCTGAGGGCCGCGGACGCGGCGCTCTACGAAGCCAAGCGCGAGGGCCGGGATCGCGTGGTGGTGTACGGCGGCTCGGACCTGACGTCCCCCAAGGCAGCACAACGGCACTGA
- a CDS encoding tetratricopeptide repeat protein — protein MYNLLIALGAGLAITLGIKFAGFNIWAALVPGTLAFLGSYIWLGRRIGQKLQAIMAAVQRELQGQPTSQKEAQARLERAVKMLESGLVYDKWQFLVGAEVHSQIGMLKYMSKDLEGAQGHFARSSARNYLAKAMEGALFFQKKDSAAMKKSFEAAVVSGKKESVVWAVYAWCLLQNKDKDGALKVLGRAVEANPSDEKLKSSLSALQNDKKLKMKPYEPMWWQFGLETPPPQIMGGGGGRRVQFNPRR, from the coding sequence ATGTACAACCTCCTCATCGCCCTGGGTGCGGGCCTCGCCATCACCTTGGGTATCAAGTTCGCCGGCTTCAACATCTGGGCGGCCCTCGTCCCGGGCACCCTCGCCTTCCTGGGCTCCTACATCTGGCTCGGCCGACGCATCGGGCAGAAACTCCAGGCCATCATGGCCGCCGTGCAGCGCGAGCTCCAGGGCCAGCCCACCAGCCAGAAGGAAGCCCAGGCGCGCCTCGAGCGGGCCGTCAAGATGCTCGAGTCCGGTCTCGTCTACGACAAGTGGCAGTTCCTCGTGGGCGCGGAGGTGCACTCCCAGATTGGAATGTTGAAGTACATGTCGAAGGACCTGGAAGGCGCCCAGGGGCACTTCGCCCGCTCGAGCGCACGCAACTACCTGGCCAAGGCCATGGAGGGCGCCCTCTTCTTCCAGAAGAAGGACAGCGCCGCCATGAAGAAGTCCTTCGAGGCCGCGGTCGTCTCCGGCAAGAAGGAGTCCGTGGTGTGGGCCGTCTACGCCTGGTGCCTCCTGCAGAACAAGGACAAGGACGGCGCTCTCAAGGTGCTCGGGCGGGCGGTCGAGGCCAACCCCTCCGACGAAAAGCTCAAGAGCAGCTTGTCGGCCCTTCAGAACGACAAGAAATTGAAGATGAAACCCTACGAGCCCATGTGGTGGCAGTTCGGGCTGGAGACCCCTCCCCCTCAAATCATGGGGGGTGGCGGGGGGCGGCGCGTGCAGTTCAATCCCCGACGCTGA
- a CDS encoding response regulator — protein sequence MKVLLVEDDAGLREGMAELIAEQTPVREAGSVAEALRALGEESFSLVLTDLRIGDNSGGGGRIILEAARKRLQPVAIVSASSADEVVRVLRPHEPDAVLNKPFQIEDMMLLVERFVRLRREVERLAAGAVPPEDAWTTEPTTGLRLSQRPDGGLWMRLAPGANHRSPGGRGHAALVVEGSLEVDGETRGRDHYFFLAAGPRELRTQEGCLAVSLPVDA from the coding sequence ATGAAGGTGCTGCTGGTGGAGGATGACGCCGGGCTGCGCGAAGGCATGGCGGAACTCATCGCCGAGCAGACCCCGGTGCGCGAGGCGGGCAGTGTGGCCGAGGCCCTGCGGGCGCTGGGAGAGGAGTCCTTCTCCCTGGTCCTCACGGACCTGCGCATCGGCGACAACAGTGGAGGCGGCGGGCGCATCATCCTCGAGGCGGCGCGCAAGCGGCTGCAGCCGGTGGCCATCGTCAGCGCCTCGTCCGCCGACGAAGTGGTGCGGGTGCTGCGGCCCCACGAGCCGGACGCGGTGCTCAACAAGCCCTTCCAGATCGAGGACATGATGCTCCTGGTGGAGCGCTTCGTGCGGTTGCGGCGCGAGGTGGAGCGCCTGGCCGCGGGAGCCGTGCCGCCCGAGGACGCCTGGACGACGGAGCCCACCACGGGCCTGCGGCTGTCGCAGCGGCCGGACGGGGGCTTGTGGATGCGTCTGGCGCCGGGAGCCAACCACCGCTCGCCGGGGGGCCGGGGCCACGCGGCCCTGGTGGTGGAGGGCTCGCTCGAGGTGGATGGCGAGACGCGCGGACGCGATCACTACTTCTTCCTGGCGGCTGGACCGCGCGAGCTGCGCACCCAAGAGGGGTGCCTGGCCGTCTCACTCCCCGTGGACGCGTGA